The DNA segment CGAGACGTGGAATCTTGCAGCGCAATAGCATAATGGGAACCTCAAATTGCCTTGAAGCACATGAACGAACATTCCATGGCAATTTTAAGTGCTCATAGTCTGCTGTAGCAAGGATGGGCCCATGGCTCAGGTTCTGATGTAGTTGCAAACGTTCAAAATGGGACACAGTCAGCAGGGTAAGGTTTGGAATGATGTAGGCAACAAGCCCATTGATGTCCGATTTGCCTGAAATaaagtttcctcctcctccttcttacTTCGCACATCACGTGGGCACTGCCAAAAGATAGCGCTCCTTGCTGCACCTGTTCAGAGTCACTCGAAAAATTCTATTCAAGGCAGCACTTtcgtgttcgttttttttttttttcagagccatGTGCGCCTGCTGCTTACTCTATAGTTTTGCAAAAGTGTGCATAGCCAGGTGGCTAGCGCTAGCTTGTACTCCGAAGTGAAGTGCAGCTCAACTACAGCACGATACGGTGGCGCCCATGCGTATACGTGCCTCAAGATGTAAAAAAGGTGCTTCGAAGAAATGTTCCTCAGCCATTTTAGTTCCCCGAGGTGTCCACCAAACCGAGCCACTGTACTACACCGCATTCGCACGGGTTCGGCTAGCACACCCGCGTGGATATGCATAAGACAACCCCTCGCATAGTTTCCGTTGTGTCCTACACGGTGATGTAGAAATTACATGTGCGATTTCAACGCCGAAAGGTGTGTCTTCCTCACTCCGTCAAGAGGGCAGGAGCGCCACACGCTTCATTTCAAGACCTCGTTTACCCGCACGTACACCATGCACTCATACAAAAAGGTGGCTTGCCACCTTCTAAAATTTCTTTTGAGACTGTGAAGGACGTACTCCAGATGATGACAGCTACAGCTGACTATTGTGGGGATTGTGCACATGCCCGTTTATTGCCGATTTTAATCAACGCATAAGTGTCGCTACGTGGTGAAGCAATTGCGAGCAGAACATTAATtttgcaaggctaatcccaccagaAGCGAACAACAACCTAAACTTAGGTCGAAATTATCGCATGAAAGAACACAGCTAGCCAATGTCAAGCCCACAGGACAAAATCTCGGTGCATATTCGTAAATTTTAAACAATACATGCAACGACTTCGTTCAGGAAAACGAGGATTTCTGGTTGATGGCAACTCTCGCCGCAATATGAAATTTCTTCACGCGACTCGGGCTGTTCGCAAGCTACGATGTACGGGCAGAAGCAGCCGCAGAGGCGTCAGTAAGCTGCACTGctgctactcgagcccggccgagGCTACCCTTGCCTTGTCAGATGGAAGGGAGGACAGCGGTAGAGTGCTGTCCCCCTGTGATCTCAACCGACCATCATCACTTCGCCGAAGCTATGACAGGCTGACATCGCGACGGCCGGTCTGGGATGGGCCTGGGCAATACCTTGAGGTAtcttgggaggaggaggaggagagcgcgcgcgcgctccccgCCTCCCCCTTGAGGCAGGCCACCATGACTGCTTCGAAGCGGCACTGCCAGCACGCCGGCAATGCTACACCACTCTCCTTTCTACCTCTGCTGCAGCACTTGCCGATACCCAAGCGCCCAAGCTAATAAACCGGCGCGCCGAAAACGTAGGTGGAAGTCGGGAGGTTCTGGGATGAAACGGCAAGATCAACAAATACTGCAGCCCGGAGGTGGAAAAGGTGAAAGAGGGAGCGGCCCACTTTATGTATCTTGCGTTGAAGGTACTGTAAAAATATCACATACAATGCTTACAGGTTATGCTTATGTGGTAAAATAACAATAGAGGGGCTATTTGAAATGTCTACAGCATTACGTAAATCGTGATTTTTATGTTGCGTTTTGTAGTGCAGGCGGTGTGAAAGGAAAGTGGAGCTACTATATTAGCCGGCCCAAGCCACTAGATCTGTTAGAAGCATGGCTAGAAGGCATTTGCAAATCTTTATACACGTATTAAGGCAGACATCGAAGCTCCTCGCTCGACATGGTTTTTAGTTGCAAAAATTTTCTCCAATCACGCCAATTGCGAAACTACACATACGTGCAATTTTGGAATGTGGTCACCTTTCCTTTCCGAACTACTACTCACTCTCATCAAACATTTGCAGATTGTCGCGTCACCTGCAGGCGCCCGGATGAACTGAACACAAGGTTACTAAGAGCATCTGAGAGCCATGAACGTTGTTTATAGGGGGTGCAAACGTCTGCTTGCTCCCAGGAACCGCAATTCTAGCCACCACGCCATAGGAGATGGCTGGACAAGCTCTGAAAAGCGTGTTTCGAGGCGCCTGAGCAGGCGTAGACAGTGCCTGCTGCGACGTGGTTGTGACGAAACAGTTATCGGTTGCCTTCAATTCGCGTCAATCGCAGAACTGCGCAGGGATCGCTACCAATCCAGTCAGTATACTGGCCATACGGCTTGTTTCGGGACATAGCCCATGTTCGGTATATATACCTTGGTTTCAGTACACTACAAAGCAGgattgtgtgtgggtgtgtggtGCCGGGTGCAAAAAAGTGGCTGGTACAGCTTCGTGCACGACGAATACAGTAGGTTGTTTAGTAGGTCGTGGCTTCGTGTATACGCGGATTACACCGCACCACGAGGCAAATTAGCAGAGTCAAATGTGTTCGTAGGTAAAGGGCGTGCCGTCGAATCATTTGCAGGGAAATGTCTGAAGGAGGCACGGAAGGTCTGCCGACGGGACCGTTGCCTGGCGTGTCGTACCCCATCGAAGTGATATACTGCGGCGAGTGCTCGATGCCGCTTGAGTACTGCGAATACTACCCAGACTCGCAAAAGTGTAAGGAATGGCTTCAGAAGAACCTCCCCGAGGAGTTCGAGAGGCGAATGAACCTCAGTGACGCACCGCAGACTGGAGCAGGCGGCGATGAAGAAAAGAAACGTCAGAAGCGTGGCGGCAAAGGCATGGTCAAAGCCAAAAAGAGGGTGGAAAAAGACAAGCGAATTTGCCTGTCCAGAGCGTCACGGTGAGTAAACGCGTTTCATACGGTTACGTTGTACGAGACCATTGTGCGATTGCCATTCTGCTACGGACACCTGAACGTGGCTTTGCAAATGCTATGTAGCTATATCCTGCCATTCATTTTATCGTCCCGACTGCATATTCTGCAGCGGCAATGGCCAACTCCAACGTTTCAGGCGCGAAAACGTGGGCATACCGAGATCGTTCTTTGCCACGCCTCGTACCGTACGCGTATGAATGACAGCTTGTAACAAGCGTGTGCTTATCACGCGCCTTCTAAAGTTTCCACAGATTTTATTTGATGCTTCCTGCAAGTGTCGCAGCAACCAATGCGTAACCGCTGTTTTCTGATTATCCTTCAACCGAGCGCTTGCTAACGCACGTTTTATTTTTACAGAGGAAAGAAGAAGTTTGTGACGGTGGTGACCGGCTTGAGCACCTTTGACATTGACCTGAAGGATGCATCAAAATTCTTTTCTCACAAATTCTCCTGCGGTTCGTCTGTGACTGGAGATGATGAGATTGTTATCCAGGGTGATGTAAAAGATGACGTGTTTGATGTCATCAGCGAAAAGTGGCCAGAAATTGATGAAGACCTCATAGAAGATCTTGGCGATCAATCCCGCTAGGCCTGTACAGAATAAAATGGTATTTACCACTGCTGCTACTGGTAAAACGTCAACTGCAATGTTTGAAGTGTGGTCAGCAACATATGGTGCATGATAATTAGTGTGTGGTTGGGCACATGTTGTGCGCTGCGTAACATCTAGCCGAAAAAATGATCGTTAAAGGGTAATGTGAGGAAGGATGTTTGAAGGTGCATGTTATATTTTCTGCCACCTTTCAGAGTGTGTGCAGCAAACTCTAACCCCTAGCGGGTTTCGACCAGGAAGGCTCGTCGTAAGCATATTGTCGTTTCTGTCTCTTGACGAGTCCAGCTTGTGTTTTCTGGCACTGTGCGACCAGTATAAGGCAAGTAGGACTTGTCCAAAGCATGTTTCTGGTTTGCAGACAAATTGCAGCACGGGTGACAATGACTATTTTTGTAACACATTCGGGGAAAAGTTTGTCCGCTATGGGATTAAGTTGACCTCTGTTAATTCAACCTTCCGATTATTCGAATATATGTTTTGGTCACGTTAACATAAAGTGCATTAAAAAGGCTCCTTAATTCAAACTCTGCACAATTGGAACAAATTTCCAGTCCCCTTTGAGTTCAACTTAATGAGAATCAGCTGTACTCTCAGTTCACTGTGACACAGTATTCATGGAAGACCATGCGCTTTCATTTGTCATTTGTTGCAAATAGTACAACTGCATATGTGTGTTGCTTTCATTATCTTGCTCAAAAAAATATTGGTAGTTTGAAAAGTTGTAAGAAAAGAGAGGTTTTCATCTCAAGGCAAATCCTATTTTGGCCCTATGAACTTGAGATGCTAAGCATATGCTTCTTGGAGTGAACACATCACCTTCACGGAGCTTTGCTTTCCATCCTCACCGCACAGTGTGCATATTTAGAATGCACACCTTTATGCATTTTGTTCAGTGGCTCTTCGTTCAAGATGTTTATCCTGATACTCCTTTTTCAGAAAGTTTGCAAAGCGTACCTGGCTCACAAATATCCATGACATGCATCATagtgtggaaaaaaaattgatggcctaaccctgctaggccaggatatatatAGCGTAAGCGCAGCGagatctggttcggaagagttaatatatgaaaggcacGCATTcactcatcagcctgactaaacccactgcaggtcaaagggctctctcatgtctctccgattaaccctgtcgtttgccagctgcgtccaccctatgcctgcagacttcctaatctcatccgcccacctaaccttctgccgccccctgctacgcttgccttctcttggaatccactccgttacccttaaggaccagcggttatcttgcgttcgcagtacatgccctgcccaagcccatttcttcctcttgattttgactaggatgtcattaacacgcgtttgttccctcacccttttcgttagcctccacgtttctgccccgtaggcgagtaccattaggatacagctgttgtacacttttctcttgagggacgttggtagcctgctattcatgatctgagagaacctgccatatgtgcttcaCCTCATTCGGCTACTtgaactatcttatccatattgctaatgacactgccctcattgtctcttaatgcacacatctggtttttccctatgcctagttttctcttcaccgcttttaggctaactccgttttttagagcatgctcgattctctccatattaaacttccttatgtcggataccttgcgcttattttgcgcctttattcacggttaaaaatgagccgtcgtggcggagtggtagcgtctccgcctcaaacaccAAAGGTCCTGGTTTGATTCCCAGCTTCGACACAGggctttttttattcacctttgtgacgtcactgctcctcgcgcatgtgcagcacggctctccaggatgcacgcgAAACTAGTCAACCTCAGCcggtgtagcttacgctacaaaaaacCAGCAAAAAAGACGCGCTCACAAGAGGAAGGAGTAGACAGGACGACGCGATGCTCCAGCATTGTCCTGTCTGCTCCTTCCTCTTGTGAGCGTGTCTTTTCTGCTGGTTTTTTTCCACAATCATGCACCGACTGGCCCATCAAGCTACGCATCATACTACAATCTGAAGAAGTTGTAAACAAGTTGTGGTGTCTTGCATTAAATTTAAATGTTTGTATATTTGAAAGCAAAAGAGGCGACGTGAAAAGTATGCTGAGAAGCAAGTTGTATATTGGCAATACCAGTGTGTGTGCTTCAATGTGCATGGATGCATGCAATATTCTGGTCAATTTGTCTGAAACAGATGCGTGCTGCAAAGTCATATCTGCATTACGAGTGGCCATGAGTGGTGCACATATAAAACATGACCAGATGCAGAATGCAGGCACTGCACTGTAGGGCACAAATACAAACAGCAACACACTCGAAAATAATATGCAGCATTACAAGATAGATGAAGCAAGCCAAAATGGCGAATGGTGGttgtcgaacccggatatatcaaacTCAAAGGGGATAGTGAAATAGTTCGACATATCAATAATTCGGTATATAAAAGTCAATGGATCATCTTATCTATAACCCAGAAGCAAGAGCATACATCACACTAACGCTAGTGACGCGTTTGCAGCAACGTGCAGCCCGCCGGTGCGCTGGCAGCGCACCGCTCGCTAGGCATTGCTAGGCCGGACGGTGCTCTGGAACTAGCTACTGTCTATCGTAAGATGCCCAGTGCTGTTACCAGTACACCATGAATGGAATAAACTCACATTAAAGTTAAGGTATATACACAGGCGTGCgcatggggggtggggggggtggggttTGCCCCATTGCGTCAGTGCAATGGAGCAAACCATCCGAAGATGACAATGTGTGAACATAAGAGCACACCGAGCATGGACAAACACAATGGCAGTCAGGTGTGAGAGTTGCCTCTCCATAGTGTATACATGCAATCGGGCAAAGAATTTGAAAAGGACAGTTACACAGAAGAGGGCCCAGCTACTTTTTCACCCTTGCTGTCGCCAGTCTGGATACGTAGCGAACTTTCTTTCATGCTAAGGACAACACAAATGGCGATAGAAGTCTACAAGTACCATAAAAAGCCTCTTAGATCTTGTGCCAACAAGCACTCGCTGGCCTTTATAGGAAGTGAAAGCATAAATTACTTTAATTCATTCTTCAGGCACAGTTTTTCAAAAAGGGCATACGTTTTCCCAGAAAATACTCTTTTTTTCTCCCGCATTTTTTCGAAAACATATTAACAAGGCTCTACTAGTACCTCTGAATTGTAGAACATTCCAAGGTAGGAAACATTCAGCAGAATTTTATTGATAAGGACAGCTTTTTGCAAATTTTATGCCATATTTAGCATTAAGTTCAATTCAATCCATTTTAAGTTACTGCAGCCAGTGGGACATGCATATCATAGCTATGATGTAAAAGCCATTACTCAAGAAGTGCTTGTCTGCCTATTGCAGCTTCTGAAACACTGAATGCGATACAGCTCTCGCGATG comes from the Amblyomma americanum isolate KBUSLIRL-KWMA chromosome 1, ASM5285725v1, whole genome shotgun sequence genome and includes:
- the DENR gene encoding density-regulated protein; this translates as MSEGGTEGLPTGPLPGVSYPIEVIYCGECSMPLEYCEYYPDSQKCKEWLQKNLPEEFERRMNLSDAPQTGAGGDEEKKRQKRGGKGMVKAKKRVEKDKRICLSRASRGKKKFVTVVTGLSTFDIDLKDASKFFSHKFSCGSSVTGDDEIVIQGDVKDDVFDVISEKWPEIDEDLIEDLGDQSR